One window of Pseudomonas urmiensis genomic DNA carries:
- a CDS encoding LysR family transcriptional regulator, producing MKIDDMDAFVAVIRCQSTNLAAEALQLTQPAITRRLQNFEQDLGATLLDRNTKPLKPTPMGLRVYEQCKAILREIDALRELVANDGAPSGTLRLGVPQTLGDVVLLDALAKIREAYPVLRTQVSSGWGSSLITRMENGELDAAAALFPPGKIFPEGIASQSIGRMPLRVVAAKGSASKRSYKLKDCYTRGWVLNPDGCGFRAGLQRALSEQGLSLSINLETFGTDLQLGLVASGQGLGLVPEPLLLASRHRDQLEVVNVSDFKPQVDLWLFHPRYLGNLQEPVELFGEIAGARLRS from the coding sequence ATGAAAATCGATGACATGGACGCCTTCGTGGCGGTTATCCGTTGCCAGTCGACCAACCTTGCCGCCGAAGCCCTGCAACTGACCCAGCCGGCCATCACGCGGCGCCTGCAGAACTTCGAGCAAGACCTGGGCGCCACCCTGCTCGACCGCAATACCAAACCCCTCAAACCCACGCCGATGGGCTTGCGGGTGTATGAGCAGTGCAAGGCGATCCTGCGTGAAATCGATGCCCTGCGCGAGCTGGTGGCCAACGATGGCGCCCCCTCCGGCACCCTGCGCCTAGGCGTGCCGCAAACCTTGGGCGATGTGGTCTTGCTCGATGCCCTGGCGAAGATTCGCGAGGCCTATCCGGTGTTGCGCACCCAGGTCAGCAGCGGCTGGGGCAGCAGCTTGATCACGCGCATGGAAAACGGCGAGCTCGATGCTGCAGCCGCACTGTTCCCGCCCGGCAAGATCTTCCCCGAAGGCATCGCCAGCCAGTCGATCGGGCGCATGCCGCTGCGCGTGGTGGCAGCCAAGGGCAGTGCCAGCAAGCGCAGCTACAAGCTCAAGGACTGCTATACCCGAGGCTGGGTGCTCAACCCTGATGGTTGCGGGTTCCGCGCAGGTCTGCAACGGGCGCTCAGTGAGCAGGGTTTGTCGCTGTCGATCAACCTGGAGACCTTTGGTACGGACTTGCAGTTGGGCCTGGTCGCCAGTGGCCAGGGCCTGGGGCTGGTGCCTGAACCGCTGCTGCTGGCCAGTCGTCACAGGGATCAACTGGAGGTGGTCAACGTCAGTGATTTCAAGCCGCAGGTGGATCTGTGGCTGTTCCATCCGCGCTACCTGGGCAATTTGCAGGAGCCGGTGGAGCTGTTTGGCGAAATTGCCGGGGCGCGGTTGCGCAGCTAG